From the Phaeodactylum tricornutum CCAP 1055/1 chromosome 24, whole genome shotgun sequence genome, one window contains:
- a CDS encoding predicted protein: MLLFTSRRLSLRSAQQLPGMLAMANPGYPSNNTSNSQDDRAIETCHPGTLRPSRRTRIESWTTVRRNYHVSASRSFLLPLLALVPVAVPAVYFGRKYLRAQQLRRERVEDQQWHVLQEQRKADQTSGKEYNNIVLDLGTTDLKTVAFNNPTVQSDFQPDALWALQSSTTTNATTNSLNSKALFRLVRHYLQKSMQQPVDSRRDHVRVVLTVPPKPETAERYRHVLQDSLPSDSSVVWLPEPVAAIWGAQVLHLLPIPHDPRTLVIDIGGRTSTVSLVEKDHVVAATVLPNIGGQVLIDAYQRNEPHSTWKEAQQAVLDCEVAAHLYSDVEATVLQEALPKLYRGVHLSDQLPKPTTLETLWESAVAHLLETLESSSSLRFTTVVVVGGASNNETYQHSLQAAVTKTVAPQSVDWILPSKTDRSQLVTLGARSMMASCDYSFDKGLCPKSNV, encoded by the coding sequence ATGCTGTTGTTTACATCCCGGAGACTGAGCCTACGCTCAGCGCAGCAACTTCCAGGGATGCTGGCGATGGCAAATCCCGGGTACCCTAGCAACAATACCTCCAATTCCCAGGATGACAGGGCCATCGAAACTTGTCATCCGGGAACGCTTCGTCCGTCGCGACGCACGAGGATCGAATCTTGGACAACGGTTCGAAGGAACTACCACGTCTCGGCAAGTCGAAGCTTTCTGCTTCCCTTGTTAGCGCTCGTTCCCGTTGCGGTGCCCGCCGTCTATTTTGGTCGAAAGTACTTGCGAGCGCAACAGTTACGACGAGAAAGGGTTGAGGATCAGCAATGGCACGTCTTGCAAGAGCAGCGCAAAGCAGACCAGACAAGCGGAAAGGAGTACAACAACATCGTGCTGGACTTGGGAACAACCGACTTGAAAACTGTCGCATTCAATAACCCTACCGTGCAGAGTGATTTCCAGCCGGACGCATTGTGGGCTCTTCAAAGcagcaccaccaccaacgccACCACCAATAGCCTTAATTCGAAGGCACTCTTTCGTCTCGTACGGCATTACTTGCAAAAGTCCATGCAGCAACCAGTCGACTCACGCCGAGACCACGTTCGTGTGGTGCTGACGGTACCACCCAAGCCAGAAACTGCTGAGCGTTATCGTCACGTATTGCAGGATTCACTCCCGTCGGATTCCTCCGTGGTATGGCTTCCGGAACCGGTAGCGGCCATTTGGGGTGCGCAAGTCCTCCATCTCTTGCCCATCCCACATGATCCTCGAACGCTTGTGATTGACATTGGGGGACGAACGTCAACCGTGTCGCTTGTGGAAAAAGATCACGTCGTAGCAGCCACAGTCTTGCCCAATATTGGTGGACAGGTCTTGATTGACGCCTACCAACGGAACGAGCCGCATAGTACGTGGAAAGAGGCACAGCAGGCTGTCTTGGATTGCGAGGTAGCAGCCCATCTATACAGCGATGTGGAAGCTACTGTTCTACAGGAAGCGCTTCCGAAATTGTACCGAGGAGTTCATTTGTCGGACCAGCTGCCCAAACCAACCACTCTGGAAACTCTCTGGGAGTCTGCTGTTGCCCATTTGCTGGAAACTTTAGAAAGCTCCTCATCATTGCGCTTCACTACCGTCGTGGTTGTAGGTGGGGCCTCCAACAATGAGACGTATCAACATTCCCTCCAAGCAGCCGTCACGAAGACAGTAGCTCCGCAAAGTGTCGACTGGATATTGCCTTCCAAAACGGATCGATCTCAACTCGTTACTCTCGGGGCCAGGTCCATGATGGCCTCCTGTGACTATTCATTTGACAAGGGTCTGTGCCCAAAATCCAATGTGTGA
- a CDS encoding predicted protein → MFFVLDLILTNCNSIVRTTYGRTNTNTIIVFSFKMSPTNSSTGNINNNDSTSLGRPKYCSVTFVKSEFDHVGIRLRRSAQGHMRIVSLSGVLLHSPISIGDQVVAIRSQKLGYIEPVQVARLRRLAGRVTIVTVCPNGDPRLAEAMVEHPTAAGATWSGPLGGLEIQPNALGRSGISFLPYDSIWQNSVLQKDDIVLEVNGMPCRDGTTQLDGYIDDVAPRYVTVLVARHNSRAGQDEFEDFAKAETTVICRQLEPAERYRPGLSGRSKYSDFRAVKPRGYMV, encoded by the coding sequence ATGTTCTTCGTGCTTGACCTGATTCTCACAAATTGTAATTCCATCGTTCGCACAACCTATGGACGTACCAACACAAATACCATTATTgttttctctttcaaaatgAGCCCTACCAACAGCAGCACCGGAAATATTAACAACAACGATAGCACTTCCCTCGGTCGTCCCAAGTACTGCAGTGTTACCTTTGTGAAGAGCGAATTCGACCACGTGGGCATTCGCCTGCGCCGGTCTGCACAAGGCCATATGCGCATCGTGAGCCTCTCCGGCGTGCTCCTGCATTCACCCATCTCCATTGGCGACCAAGTGGTAGCAATTCGCAGCCAAAAACTGGGGTACATCGAACCCGTACAAGTCGCGCGACTCCGGCGTTTGGCGGGGCGCGTCACCATCGTAACAGTTTGTCCGAATGGCGATCCCCGATTGGCCGAAGCCATGGTGGAACACCCCACCGCAGCAGGGGCAACATGGTCGGGCCCACTTGGTGGCCTCGAAATCCAGCCCAACGCCCTGGGTCGTTCAGGAATATCGTTCTTACCATACGACAGTATCTGGCAAAATTCTGTTTTGCAGAAAGACGATATCGTTCTCGAAGTCAACGGCATGCCCTGCCGGGACGGTACAACGCAATTGGACGGGTATATCGACGACGTCGCCCCTCGATACGTGACTGTTTTGGTAGCCCGGCACAATAGTCGAGCCGGCCAGGACGAGTTCGAAGACTTTGCGAAAGCTGAAACAACAGTGATTTGTCGGCAACTGGAACCCGCCGAGCGATACCGTCCTGGATTGAGCGGTCGTTCCAAATATTCTGACTTTCGTGCAGTCAAGCCACGGGGATACATGGTGTAA